The nucleotide sequence CGATGCGTCGAAACAAAGCGTCGTTTTGCGTGATCTTGTCGGAATGTTCGGCCAGTTTTGGAACAATGCCGCGTTCCAAATCGGGCATCGGGCCGACGTTCAAGTTGGACGAGTGGACGTCGAATACGACCTCCAGCCGGTTCAGCATCCGTCCGGCCTTTTCCATTGGGATGAACGTGTTTTCGAAGGTCGCCGGTTCGGGATTGTTGGCAATCGTTTCGTAATCCGATTCTGCCGCGGCAATGGCCACGTCGAACAACGCCGGAAATTCTTCGACGCGAACCGCATCAAACGGTGGCACGCCACCGAACGGTCCGGTCCAGGGTTTCAGCAACGGGTGCGTGGCGGGATCAATGTCGTTGGACGTGGAGGTTTCAGCCATGGATTCCTGAGACGGTGCGGTGATTAAAGTCGCAAACACGGTTGCCATAACGGCGGCGACGATCAAACGGTGATGCATCACGAAAGGGTTCCCGCGGGTTAACGATTCGGATCAGAAAAAACTTGGTGCAAAAATTCAGCGGCGGACCGCTCGATGCCCGGACAAGAACTTTCCCTCGGCCCGGCCACATTCAATGTTTCCGGACGGACATCCGCCAACCAGCGACGCACCCGGTCCATCGATTCGCTGTTCAGTTTGAGGGTCATCGCCGGTTTACGGTGCTTGTCGGCCAATCGTTTGGTCAACAGCGTTCCGCCCGACAGCTTTCCCAAATACAGAATCAACGTTGCGTCGCTGTCGATCACGTTTTGCTCGGTCCGCGGCGGGTACATCGGTGACCGGTGTTCGGTCATGCGGTATCGGTTGGGCACCCTGCCGTCTTCCGCCAACCGACCCGCCGGGCACCACCCGCCGTGTTCCAATCCCAGATCGATTGCCACGTCCAAACCCGCACGGTCCACGCCGGTTTGGCCACCGGAAACGATCCGCCGGGGCAGCGGTACGACGACATTAGAGGGAAAGAGACTCATGCGTTGAATTGAAACGCATCGGACACCTGTGGCCAATAGTCCTTGACGTCGGCAACGCCCAAGTCGGCCAGCACGCCACGCCAAGACCGCGGCGGTGACGCGTGAAACGCCATCCGGTCTTTCTTGGTCGGGTGGTCGATCGCCAAAGCCCAACTGTGCAGCGAAATGCCGGCGGGAAACGGACGCCCCGATCCGTATTTTCGGTCTCCCAGAATTGGGTGGCCGCGATCGGCGAACTGAACCCGGATCTGGTGCTTGCGGCCGGTCGCCAGCCGAACGGCCAACAACGTGCACCGATCATCACCGGCGATGGATTGGTATTCCAGTTCCGCCGACTGTGCCGAACCCCCGGGTGGATTTCCGCTGCGGCCGGCGGTTCGCATCCGCCGTGCCGCGTCGTCTTTGAACACTTCGTCGCGCAAGTGTCCCGTCGGTGGATCGATTTCACCCTGGACGACGGCCAAGTAGACCTTCCCCGGTCCGCTGTCGTTGCCCTTGCGTGCGAATTGGGCCTGCAGGCGCGACGCCGCCTTGCTGGTCCGGGCCAACACCAAGACGCCGCTGGTCATCGTGTCCAACCGGCTGACGATGCCCACGAAAACGTTGCCCGGCTTGTTGTATTTGGTTTTCAAGTACTCACAGGCCGCCGCGTGGATCGTCGGACGCCCCGCCTCCGCACCCATCGTTGCGATTTCCGCGGGCTTGTTGACCACCAACAAATGGTTGTCTTCGTAAAGGACCTGCAGTGACATGGGCGGCTGGTGTTCCAAGATTCTGTTGCGTTGCAGGCCAGGATTGCGTTGCAGGGCAAGGTGAACGTCGTTGCGACGGCCACATCGACACGAATGTCCTTGACTTTCCGACACCGACGACCGATGCTGAAGGCTACCAGTGTTCGCGTCTTCGTTGACACTCCGGGGGCGATTTGGATTCGACCGGATGACAAGAAGCGGCGGCCTGCGTGTCGTGGTTGATCAGTTGGCCACGTAAAAAGCTGATCAAACTTTTTAGTTGCAGACGAAAGTTTTGCACTGGCTGCCTAAGAACAGGCAACCCGGGTTGATGGGGATCGCCAAAGTCGCCTGAAAACCCGTCGTTAATTTTGGCTGGCCCGCCGTCTTGGGTGAGACGCGGCGGGTGAGATTTTGATTCGCCCTAGCGAGCGACGGAGCCTGTCGAGCAGCGCCGTGGTGAGCGAAATTCGGTCCGCTTGCGGACCAAAATGGTTCGACTACACACGTAGACGGTCACGTGGATGCATCGCGGGACGCGGGTTCAATTCCCGCCGCCTCCATCCATCAAAAAGGGCATCGTGAATATCCACGATGCCCTTTTTTCGTCGGCGACCAATCGCTATCACGACCAGTCGCGACGTGGACGGCTCCGCAACGCGTTCGCATCGGCGTCATCAAACGACTCGGCCTGGGGATCCCAGTTCAAAGGACGGTTCAGTTCCATTGCGATCGAACCCAGGTGCATCACCGTGCTTAATCGGTGCAACGATTCTGCATCGTACATCGTCGAATCACCGGACTTCAGCGCGTCCAGGAAGTCGCGATGTTCGATCCTCGGCTGTGGCCAGATACGGCTGAGCCCGGGATCAAATCTGGCCTCCAGGAACTTCGGATCACTGGCGGTCAGTTCGCCACACCAACCACGGTTGCCAATCCAACCATCGCTGCCTTCCAGGCGAATCGATGGCACGTCGGACTTCACGTGCATGGTCACGCCGTTGGCATAGGTGTAATCCAGGTCGAATGTGTGCGGGACCGAATTGATCGCGTTCTCTGGAATCTGACCTTCGCCGGTGATCGAAATCGGCGTGGTGTTTTCGCTGAAGTTGGCCACTTGAGCGGTGTCGATCAGGTGGGATCCCCAGTCGGTCAGCGAACCGCCGGAAAAGTCGCGGATCTGACGCCAGCACTGCGCGGTCGTCAACTTCGGCGTGAAGGCCCGCATCGGGGCCGGCCCGATCCACAAGTTGAAATCCAAGTCGTCGGGAACCGGTGCCGGTTGTTCGATCGGGAAAACGGGTTTAACGGGCAAGCCGACTTCGATGTGTTGCAACGTGCCGATGACACCGTTGCGCACCAGTTCGGCGATTCGGAAATACTCCGTGACCGAACGATCCTCCAGGCCGGTGCCGAAGACTTTGCCACTGCGTTTGACGGCCGCAACCAATTCCTGGCCTTCGCGAATGGTCAACGTCGGCTTTTCACAAAACGTGTGCTTTCCGGCTTCCAACGCCATCAATGACATCGGCACGTGCCAGTGATCCGGCGTTGAAATCACCACCGCGTCGACGTCATCACGCGACAACACTTCGCGAAAGTCGTGCGTCACATCGCAGCACGTATCATCAATGTGTTCGTCGACCAACCGACCCGCCTCGATCGCACGCGACTTCATCACGTCACAAACAACCACGGGCCGACAATCGGACTGATTTAGAAAGCCGTTCAAGTTGCGTTGGACGCCATGGATGCCCACTCCGATATGCCCAAGGGTGATCGTGTTGGATGGAGCGTTATTGCCAAAGACACGAGGGGAAACAAACAGTGGTGCGGAGGCTGCCGCGACCATGGTTTTCAAAGCGGATCGACGATTCGGGCGGCGAGATGATTGAGAGTGCATGGCGATCGCTCGTAAAAGGTGGGCAAGGATGGTGGGCAACAATCGTGGGTAGGTGCGGTGGGGCCGGGCGGCGATAGATCGAACGCTACAGTGGCCGCACCCAAATGTTTCGGTACTCGACCGGGCTGCCGTGTGCTTGGAACATCAGCGGCATCTTGTCAGGGTGTGCGACATAAGGAAGGGCTTTGTTGTGCCGTGTCGGCCCGAAGATTTCGGTGTTGTTTTGAATCAGCACACCGTTGTGAAAGACGGTGATCCTGGCCGGCGAAACGATGGTCTCGCCATCAAAGACCGGCGCAGTGAAGGCAATGTCATACGACTGCCATTGTCCGGGCCTTCGGCAAACGTTCACCAACGGCGGTGATTGGCCATAGATCGCCCCCGCGGATCCGTCGGCATAGATCTCACACGAATAGGAATCAAAGACCTGCAATTCATACTTCTGCATCAGAAAGATCCCGCTGTTTCCCATACTGCCCGGCTTGTTCTTGTTGGGCTCCGGATCTGGGGTTCGCCATTCGACGTGAATCTGGATGTCACCGAAGGCTTCCACCGTATTCAAACCGCCCTTTCCGGCGATCAACAGCCCGTCGCGAAACTCCCATTGGTTGTCCTGGAATTGATCCATGGACGTTCCGTCGAACAGCGCGATGGCGTCCGATGGCGCGGGAACCGTGACCTCCGCTGATATGCACGGCGGTTCAATTCGCTCGGGCTGACGGCGGTCGGGTTGGTGAACGGTGAAGCCGGTGTCCGCGATTGACGGCAAACCATGGTGGCCGGGGAATTGGTAACGGTGAAAGCCGTCTTCTGCGATCGCGATGGAAACGCAGGCCATTAAAGGCACGAATGAAAGTAGCAATCTCATGGCAGCAGCAAATCGGAAGGATGAAGGTGGGAATCGGCAGGTGGGATCGCGATTTTTGAAATGGCGTTGTATGGAAATATGCGATGGGAAGACTCGTCGCGTCGATACACGACGGTAGGTGGTTGGACGTTGGTACGGGGGGGCTCGAATTAAAGCGGACGAATCTTAATATTGCGAAAACGGACGCGGCTTCCGTGATCCTGGATCAGGATGTGGCCTTCGGCCGCTTCGCCATAGTTTTTAATGTCACATGACTTCGACTCGGCCACTCTTTTGCGAAAGTCGTCGCTGCCACGCTGGTACTGAACGACTTTGACGCCGTTGAGCCAATGTTCGATGTGGTCTCCTTTGCTGACGATTCGGCTGTGGTTGTACTGGCCCAGCGGCATCACGGTCTTGTTCTTTGCGGCGTACAGTTCGTAAGCGGACCCAACGGTGCGAAAATCGCCGGGTTTCATTTTGCCTTTCAGCATCCACGGATGGTTTTCATCGTCCAGGATCTGATACTCCAAGCCGACGCCGTGTTTCGGGTTCGCATCCAAGCCTTCCAACACAAAAATTTTGACGCCGGAATTGCCGCCCACGCTGTCCATTGCCCAGTCCCAGGCCATTTCAAAGTTGCTGTATTTGTTGACGGTGATGATGTCTCCGCCGTTGCCCGATTCAGCCCCATCGTCGGCGGCGCATTGCAGTTCACCTGATGCGATCACCCAGCCCGTGGTGGGAAAGTCCGGGCGATTGATGCCTCGCCAGCCAGTTGACGTGACGCCATCAAAAAGCAATTCCCAGCCGTCAGCCTTTTCTTGCTCGGAAAGCGTGTTGACGGGAACTTCGGCAAACGTCGCCGCGATACCTTGCGTCAGCAGCAGACACAGCGTCGCGACCCCGCGGACCAGCAGATTTCGTGTATCGGTCATACCGATGATTGGGGGCTTAGTGACTCGGATCGAACACATCGAACTTGATAGCGCTGACTGTACGTCAACCGAGTCCCATCAGACACCGGCAAATACGAAACCCGTTATCAATATTGCGCAATTTTGGTGTTGCTGGTGGATTGTCGCGTCAATTGGCCGCAGACGTATTACGCAGCATGCTGCTTGCGATAAGCCGTCGGTGTTTGTCCGGTCGCCTGTTTGAACTTCAGCCCCAAGAATGCGGCCGATGAAAAACCCGTGCGCTGTGCAACCATTTCGATCGGATATGTCGTTTCGACCAGCATCTCTTTGACCAATCGCAATCGCTCGCGAACGATCTGGTCGTTGATGGTCGATCCTGTTGACTTTCGAAAACGAATCTCCGCCATGCGGCGGGATATGCTCATCTGACCAACCACGTCGTTCACCGAAATCTGTTTTGGCAACTGGTCGCGGATAAAATAAAGAGCACGTCGGACCGCCAAGTCTTGCACGGCAAAGGTATCGGTCGATAAACGCTGGATTGTGTACAGCGGCTGGGCAATGATTTGTTGGCCCGACGCTTCTTCACCTCGCATCATCCGATGCAACAACTCCGCGGCCCGGTACCCTGCTTTTTCATTGGCCACCGCGATGCTTGACAGTGGGAACTCGGCCAAATCACAAACCATTTCATCATTGTCAACGCCGACGACCGCGATCTGATCGGGGACTGCGAAGCCTCGGTTCAGCGCGCATCGGATCACTTCTTGCCCGCAATCATCGTTGCAGGCAAGGATGCCCGCGGGGCTTCGCAGCGATTGCAGCCAGCGTTCAATCGCCGCTTCACGTTGTTCGACGCCCAGTCGACGTTTGCGGCGTGGTTCTTGAAACCAGTCCACGTCGATGCCCTCCGACATGGCGTGTTCTGTGAAGCCTTTGCCACGGTCGTCCGACCAGTACATGTTGGCGTAGCCACAGAAACCAAGATTGCGAAAGCCCAACGACAACAGGTGCTCCGCCGCGATCTTTCCGATGGCCCGGTCATTGGACTGGATCGTGGGGATCTCAGACGGCAGTTCGCCGATGCCTTTCATGATCAGCGGGACATTCTCGGCGATCAACTGCTTCATTAGGCCGGCATCGTCGGTGTGGGCAATGATCCCATCGACCGGTCGGCGGCGATCCGCCCGAACCTCCGCTCGGTCTGGTTTCAAATAGAACGCCGGTTCTTGGATGAACGACCACGGACCATTCGCCCGCGCGTACTTTGAAATCCCGCGCAGCAGACTCTGCCCGTACCCCCGCGATGTCTCAATCAGCAACTTCACTCTCAAATTCGTCATCGCTCTCGCAAAGGGGTCAGGCCTCTTTTTGGGGTGTGAGGTGGGCTTGGACGCCATTGATTAGGCGAAATCGCCAGAACACGGCATGCAAAACGAGCCGATAGGAACGCCTGGACGTTAAGAAGAGGCCTGACCCCTTTGCGGAGCATGGCCCCTTTCCGGGGGCGGCGGTTGTTAGGGTGGCTTCAGCTGCGTGATTAGGAAGTCCGTTGGTGTCTTGTGTTGGATGTTGGGGGCACCGGGGTAGGCAAGTTCGCAGGCGACTCCGACGGAATGGCAATGTTCCTGCAGCTTCACACCGAAGTTTGATGTATGCGTGGGGTCTTTTTGGTTCCGCCCGATCGCTGGCGGACGCGAGTACGTCAAATAGACGCCGGGATCGTCGCGGCTGACCAGTGCATAGGGTGAGTATTCCGCGATCCACGGGAGGATCGAATCGCGACCTTCCAGGAATGCTGTGAAATTGGCAAAGCCGAAGGCGTGGCCGCCGTATCGGCTGTTGGGCGTCCAGGCTTTCATCTGCTCCGGATCGAGCGTTGTTTGGGCTCCGGTCACGGCCGCGCACCACAGTCGCGTTGATTCGCGGGCCACTGGATCGTCGCTCTCTGGATCCGCCATGTTGTCATGAAAGGCGATCCACAAACTCGAACAGGCCCCGGCCGATCCTCCCGCGGCACCGATCTTTTGTTTGTCGATGTTCCACTCACCTGCTTTGCTTCGAATGAATTGTAGAGCCCGGGCGGCGTCGTGAAGCGGAGCCTTCACCGGTGGTTTGATCCCCTGTGCCGAGACCTGTTTGACATAACGATAATTGCATGCGGCGACGGAGATCCCGGCGTCCAACAACGCACGGGCGTCCGCAAATCGGTGCAACCGTTCTTTCGATCCGCCCTGCCATCCGCCTCCATGAATCACCAGGACCAACGGAGTCGCGGTATCCGATTCTGCTTTCCAAAAATCCAGCACATGCCGCGGGTGATTGCCATATTTCACCTCGGAAAATGTCGGCTTAGGAACCGATAAGTCATAGCTTTCTGAGGTCTTTTTTTTCTCGGTCTGGGCAACCGACTGACTCGGTGGAAACGTCAAGCAAGCAATAAGCACAACGAGTATGCACGGTGATGATTGGCTCATGGATGTGTTTCCGTTGGGGGGAGGGAGGGAAGTTGGATAGCAAGGATACCCGTGCCCGCCACCGATTGCACGCGCGCGAGTCACGGGCAGTCGCTTCTGGGACTGATAAGGGGTCAGGCCTCTTTCTTTTTCGCAGAGACCGTGGTACGCTTGCAATATGCCAAGACCACCAAGAGCTGACGAAGCGGGCGGGCTCTATCACGCCCTGAATCGCGCCAACATGCGTGCCGAGATTTTCAGGAAGCCGGAGGACTACGAAGCCTTTGAGCGGATTCTTGCCGAAGGCCTGGAGTTGTGCGAAGTCGAGTTGTACAGCTACCAGCTAATGCCGAATCACTACCATCTGGTTCTACGTCCATTGGCTGATGGCGAAATGAGTCGATTCATGGGCTGGGTTGGTGGCACCCACACCATGCGACGGGGCTAAAAAGGGGTCAGGCCTCTTTCTTTTTCGCAGAGACCGTGGTACGCTTGCGATATGCCAAGACCACCAAGAGCCGACGAAGCGGGCGGGCTCTATCACGCCCTGAATCGCGCCAATATGCGCGCCGAAATATTCAAGAAGCCGGAGGACTACGAAGCCTTTGAGCGGATTCTTGCCGAAGGCCTGGAGTTGTGCGAAATTGAGTTGTACAGCTACCAGCTAATGCCGAATCACTACCATCTGGTTC is from Crateriforma conspicua and encodes:
- a CDS encoding putative molybdenum carrier protein, with amino-acid sequence MSLFPSNVVVPLPRRIVSGGQTGVDRAGLDVAIDLGLEHGGWCPAGRLAEDGRVPNRYRMTEHRSPMYPPRTEQNVIDSDATLILYLGKLSGGTLLTKRLADKHRKPAMTLKLNSESMDRVRRWLADVRPETLNVAGPRESSCPGIERSAAEFLHQVFSDPNR
- a CDS encoding RluA family pseudouridine synthase, with protein sequence MSLQVLYEDNHLLVVNKPAEIATMGAEAGRPTIHAAACEYLKTKYNKPGNVFVGIVSRLDTMTSGVLVLARTSKAASRLQAQFARKGNDSGPGKVYLAVVQGEIDPPTGHLRDEVFKDDAARRMRTAGRSGNPPGGSAQSAELEYQSIAGDDRCTLLAVRLATGRKHQIRVQFADRGHPILGDRKYGSGRPFPAGISLHSWALAIDHPTKKDRMAFHASPPRSWRGVLADLGVADVKDYWPQVSDAFQFNA
- a CDS encoding Gfo/Idh/MocA family protein; its protein translation is MHSQSSRRPNRRSALKTMVAAASAPLFVSPRVFGNNAPSNTITLGHIGVGIHGVQRNLNGFLNQSDCRPVVVCDVMKSRAIEAGRLVDEHIDDTCCDVTHDFREVLSRDDVDAVVISTPDHWHVPMSLMALEAGKHTFCEKPTLTIREGQELVAAVKRSGKVFGTGLEDRSVTEYFRIAELVRNGVIGTLQHIEVGLPVKPVFPIEQPAPVPDDLDFNLWIGPAPMRAFTPKLTTAQCWRQIRDFSGGSLTDWGSHLIDTAQVANFSENTTPISITGEGQIPENAINSVPHTFDLDYTYANGVTMHVKSDVPSIRLEGSDGWIGNRGWCGELTASDPKFLEARFDPGLSRIWPQPRIEHRDFLDALKSGDSTMYDAESLHRLSTVMHLGSIAMELNRPLNWDPQAESFDDADANALRSRPRRDWS
- a CDS encoding 3-keto-disaccharide hydrolase, coding for MRLLLSFVPLMACVSIAIAEDGFHRYQFPGHHGLPSIADTGFTVHQPDRRQPERIEPPCISAEVTVPAPSDAIALFDGTSMDQFQDNQWEFRDGLLIAGKGGLNTVEAFGDIQIHVEWRTPDPEPNKNKPGSMGNSGIFLMQKYELQVFDSYSCEIYADGSAGAIYGQSPPLVNVCRRPGQWQSYDIAFTAPVFDGETIVSPARITVFHNGVLIQNNTEIFGPTRHNKALPYVAHPDKMPLMFQAHGSPVEYRNIWVRPL
- a CDS encoding 3-keto-disaccharide hydrolase produces the protein MTDTRNLLVRGVATLCLLLTQGIAATFAEVPVNTLSEQEKADGWELLFDGVTSTGWRGINRPDFPTTGWVIASGELQCAADDGAESGNGGDIITVNKYSNFEMAWDWAMDSVGGNSGVKIFVLEGLDANPKHGVGLEYQILDDENHPWMLKGKMKPGDFRTVGSAYELYAAKNKTVMPLGQYNHSRIVSKGDHIEHWLNGVKVVQYQRGSDDFRKRVAESKSCDIKNYGEAAEGHILIQDHGSRVRFRNIKIRPL
- a CDS encoding AraC family transcriptional regulator, with the protein product MKLLIETSRGYGQSLLRGISKYARANGPWSFIQEPAFYLKPDRAEVRADRRRPVDGIIAHTDDAGLMKQLIAENVPLIMKGIGELPSEIPTIQSNDRAIGKIAAEHLLSLGFRNLGFCGYANMYWSDDRGKGFTEHAMSEGIDVDWFQEPRRKRRLGVEQREAAIERWLQSLRSPAGILACNDDCGQEVIRCALNRGFAVPDQIAVVGVDNDEMVCDLAEFPLSSIAVANEKAGYRAAELLHRMMRGEEASGQQIIAQPLYTIQRLSTDTFAVQDLAVRRALYFIRDQLPKQISVNDVVGQMSISRRMAEIRFRKSTGSTINDQIVRERLRLVKEMLVETTYPIEMVAQRTGFSSAAFLGLKFKQATGQTPTAYRKQHAA
- a CDS encoding alpha/beta hydrolase yields the protein MSQSSPCILVVLIACLTFPPSQSVAQTEKKKTSESYDLSVPKPTFSEVKYGNHPRHVLDFWKAESDTATPLVLVIHGGGWQGGSKERLHRFADARALLDAGISVAACNYRYVKQVSAQGIKPPVKAPLHDAARALQFIRSKAGEWNIDKQKIGAAGGSAGACSSLWIAFHDNMADPESDDPVARESTRLWCAAVTGAQTTLDPEQMKAWTPNSRYGGHAFGFANFTAFLEGRDSILPWIAEYSPYALVSRDDPGVYLTYSRPPAIGRNQKDPTHTSNFGVKLQEHCHSVGVACELAYPGAPNIQHKTPTDFLITQLKPP